Proteins from one Drosophila gunungcola strain Sukarami chromosome 3R, Dgunungcola_SK_2, whole genome shotgun sequence genomic window:
- the LOC128266659 gene encoding regulatory protein zeste isoform X2, with the protein MYFAKLVQNQTMRCIQQTTTSAPATAGGVIPVLVQPQPQATNPQPTPQPWTFAMATPTQAGMLLTPQFAAASPVPPAPHPNAAGHPVYYPELFGGTAASLGTSNLFDLRATLRAFDNENADLPERMHPHLTGDYQADLGGSGSGSGRIPPEATPTSTVSSSQEKGARQLSSTSSTLATSSLTFDKLPKTSSSPSLTLTELPTAGAGTTSGQDVGGQPQRETGDLDAWTNSRVTTVEYEKSPTVVGHNEHNGQRHWPDHQQQQQHQEHQIRQQQNQPEQQQHQEVQQQYQQPQQQHQQPHDFEAYFGELKIDESWQDGTRKDKRPLNVRSGEQGSAVGAKVGISNDLLDEVKASRAALEKAAAAVDEQLARGNQLSPPRSQEPTAGVSIENIENAIYGERLTGGESGGGGGVGAGGANATAGEVDAPTQGFFENMVTNTSPEELQEVEKQQQQQQQQQQQPEPEVAGYEQYDASSYGDASEPIYASIDSAGQPPNAKAEPLYSEIGNPTDYQSYAADAGAVGEVPPEMAGSTEATGDASGAEVLPQEYSNIDYGNYEAGQYESGYDPNAYPGYIYDEATGQYIADPNATQYAPDGSYAGQEYDASAVQNYDYSAYEQQPDQQPDQQQQQQEQHEELPAQEQLMQQQQQQQEAYPVGEMAAPEVEESPAVAAAAPPEPPVTNKPLKPTSILSTTDKQAASNDAQQQQQQQLKKKKRVNFVDSSETDDSSSVKPTPILAANPGPTPSTAPNSATPPVGGSESDFDFSTGSEAKN; encoded by the coding sequence ATGTACTTTGCGAAATTGGTGCAGAATCAAACAATGCGTTGCATCCAGCAGACGACGACATCGGCGCCGGCAACCGCGGGCGGAGTGATTCCGGTGCTGGTGCAACCGCAGCCGCAGGCGACCAATCCGCAGCCGACGCCTCAGCCGTGGACGTTTGCcatggccacgcccacgcagGCGGGCATGCTGTTGACGCCCCAGTTTGCCGCAGCAAGTCCTGTTCCTCCCGCCCCCCATCCCAATGCAGCTGGCCATCCTGTTTACTATCCGGAGCTCTTTGGCGGAACTGCAGCTTCTCTGGGCACTTCGAACCTGTTCGATTTGCGCGCCACCCTGCGCGCCTTTGATAATGAGAATGCCGATTTACCGGAGCGCATGCATCCCCACCTGACAGGTGATTATCAGGCGGATCtgggtggcagtggcagtggcagtggaaGGATTCCCCCAGAAGCTACACCCACATCCACGGTGTCCTCCAGCCAGGAAAAGGGTGCCCGGCAACTTAGCAGCACTTCCTCGACGCTGGCCACATCCTCGTTGACATTTGATAAATTGCCAAAGACGTCGTCCTCGCCCTCGCTGACGTTAACTGAGCTGCCGACGGCAGGAGCGGGAACAACTTCTGGCCAGGATGTGGGCGGGCAACCGCAGAGGGAAACCGGCGACCTGGATGCCTGGACAAATTCACGCGTGACTACAGTCGAGTATGAAAAATCACCAACTGTCGTTGGGCATAATGAGCATAACGGCCAGCGACATTGGCCagaccaccagcagcagcagcagcatcaggaGCACCAGATACGCCAGCAGCAAAATCAGCCcgaacagcagcaacatcaagaGGTACAGCAGCAATATCaacagccacagcagcaacatcagcagcccCACGACTTTGAAGCATACTTTGGTGAGCTCAAAATCGATGAGTCCTGGCAGGATGGCACACGCAAAGACAAACGCCCCTTGAACGTGCGTTCCGGTGAGCAGGGATCAGCGGTTGGTGCCAAAGTTGGCATCAGCAACGATTTGCTGGACGAAGTCAAAGCCAGCCGGGCGGCCCTGGAAAAGGCAGCGGCTGCGGTTGATGAGCAGCTGGCAAGGGGTAATCAATTGTCGCCGCCCAGGAGTCAGGAGCCCACAGCTGGTGTGTCGATTGAGAATATTGAAAATGCCATTTATGGCGAACGTTTGACAGGGGGCGAAtcaggtggaggtggaggtgtaGGTGCAGGAGGAGCTAATGCGACAGCAGGCGAGGTGGACGCACCTACGCAGGGATTTTTCGAAAATATGGTAACCAACACATCGCCGGAGGAACTCCAGGAGGtggaaaagcagcagcagcagcagcagcagcaacagcagcagccggaGCCGGAGGTGGCCGGTTACGAGCAATACGATGCCAGCAGTTACGGCGATGCCAGTGAGCCCATCTATGCCAGCATCGATTCCGCCGGCCAGCCACCAAACGCAAAAGCGGAGCCGCTTTACAGCGAAATCGGAAATCCCACAGACTATCAGTCGTACGCAGCGGATGCGGGGGCAGTTGGCGAGGTTCCTCCCGAAATGGCAGGCTCCACGGAGGCAACGGGCGATGCCAGTGGTGCAGAGGTCCTGCCGCAGGAGTACTCCAATATTGATTACGGCAACTACGAGGCTGGCCAATATGAATCCGGCTATGATCCCAATGCCTATCCGGGGTACATATACGACGAGGCAACGGGGCAGTATATAGCCGATCCCAATGCCACTCAATATGCGCCGGATGGCAGCTACGCTGGCCAGGAGTACGATGCCAGTGCGGTGCAGAATTATGACTACAGTGCCTACGAACAGCAGCCGGATCAGCAGCcggatcagcagcagcaacagcaagagCAGCACGAAGAGTTGCCAGCACAGGAGCAATTgatgcagcaacagcagcagcagcaggaagcGTATCCAGTGGGCGAAATGGCAGCACCGGAAGTGGAAGAAAGTCCGGCTGTGGCGGCTGCTGCTCCGCCGGAACCACCAGTCACCAATAAACCCCTCAAACCCACGTCAATACTTTCCACGACAGACAAACAAGCGGCGTCTAATGatgcgcagcagcagcagcaacagcagctaaagaaaaagaagcgcGTTAATTTCGTTGACAGCAGCGAAACGGATGATAGCTCAAGCGTGAAACCGACCCCGATCCTGGCCGCAAATCCAGGACCCACCCCATCCACCGCCCCCAActcggccacgccccccgtGGGCGGCAGCGAGAGTGATTTCGATTTTTCAACCGGCAGCGAGGCAAAGAATTAG
- the LOC128266659 gene encoding uncharacterized protein LOC128266659 isoform X1, which produces MFPQAELENYKLQVELLQEKLQRSEDNRQQLEHKLDKVLQKRSELDKSVRHKSRQKYQEFLEEQTKRNERNKKLVHMLERIDEQTAAMSQRSERLKMMKLQYQMYFAKLVQNQTMRCIQQTTTSAPATAGGVIPVLVQPQPQATNPQPTPQPWTFAMATPTQAGMLLTPQFAAASPVPPAPHPNAAGHPVYYPELFGGTAASLGTSNLFDLRATLRAFDNENADLPERMHPHLTGDYQADLGGSGSGSGRIPPEATPTSTVSSSQEKGARQLSSTSSTLATSSLTFDKLPKTSSSPSLTLTELPTAGAGTTSGQDVGGQPQRETGDLDAWTNSRVTTVEYEKSPTVVGHNEHNGQRHWPDHQQQQQHQEHQIRQQQNQPEQQQHQEVQQQYQQPQQQHQQPHDFEAYFGELKIDESWQDGTRKDKRPLNVRSGEQGSAVGAKVGISNDLLDEVKASRAALEKAAAAVDEQLARGNQLSPPRSQEPTAGVSIENIENAIYGERLTGGESGGGGGVGAGGANATAGEVDAPTQGFFENMVTNTSPEELQEVEKQQQQQQQQQQQPEPEVAGYEQYDASSYGDASEPIYASIDSAGQPPNAKAEPLYSEIGNPTDYQSYAADAGAVGEVPPEMAGSTEATGDASGAEVLPQEYSNIDYGNYEAGQYESGYDPNAYPGYIYDEATGQYIADPNATQYAPDGSYAGQEYDASAVQNYDYSAYEQQPDQQPDQQQQQQEQHEELPAQEQLMQQQQQQQEAYPVGEMAAPEVEESPAVAAAAPPEPPVTNKPLKPTSILSTTDKQAASNDAQQQQQQQLKKKKRVNFVDSSETDDSSSVKPTPILAANPGPTPSTAPNSATPPVGGSESDFDFSTGSEAKN; this is translated from the exons ATGTTTCCCCAAGCCGAGCTGGAGAACTATAAGCTGCAGGTGGAGCTGCTACAGGAGAAGCTACAGCGCAG CGAGGATAATCGCCAGCAGCTGGAGCACAAGTTGGATAAGGTCTTGCAGAAGCGCAGCGAGCT CGACAAGTCAGTGCGCCACAAGAGCCGCCAAAAGTACCAGGAGTTCCTGGAGGAGCAGACCAAGCGCAACGAGCGCAACAAAAAGCTGGTTCACATGCTGGAGCGCATCGACGAGCAAACGGCTGCCATGTCGCAGCGAAGCGAGCGGCTTAAAATGATGAAG CTGCAGTACCAAATGTACTTTGCGAAATTGGTGCAGAATCAAACAATGCGTTGCATCCAGCAGACGACGACATCGGCGCCGGCAACCGCGGGCGGAGTGATTCCGGTGCTGGTGCAACCGCAGCCGCAGGCGACCAATCCGCAGCCGACGCCTCAGCCGTGGACGTTTGCcatggccacgcccacgcagGCGGGCATGCTGTTGACGCCCCAGTTTGCCGCAGCAAGTCCTGTTCCTCCCGCCCCCCATCCCAATGCAGCTGGCCATCCTGTTTACTATCCGGAGCTCTTTGGCGGAACTGCAGCTTCTCTGGGCACTTCGAACCTGTTCGATTTGCGCGCCACCCTGCGCGCCTTTGATAATGAGAATGCCGATTTACCGGAGCGCATGCATCCCCACCTGACAGGTGATTATCAGGCGGATCtgggtggcagtggcagtggcagtggaaGGATTCCCCCAGAAGCTACACCCACATCCACGGTGTCCTCCAGCCAGGAAAAGGGTGCCCGGCAACTTAGCAGCACTTCCTCGACGCTGGCCACATCCTCGTTGACATTTGATAAATTGCCAAAGACGTCGTCCTCGCCCTCGCTGACGTTAACTGAGCTGCCGACGGCAGGAGCGGGAACAACTTCTGGCCAGGATGTGGGCGGGCAACCGCAGAGGGAAACCGGCGACCTGGATGCCTGGACAAATTCACGCGTGACTACAGTCGAGTATGAAAAATCACCAACTGTCGTTGGGCATAATGAGCATAACGGCCAGCGACATTGGCCagaccaccagcagcagcagcagcatcaggaGCACCAGATACGCCAGCAGCAAAATCAGCCcgaacagcagcaacatcaagaGGTACAGCAGCAATATCaacagccacagcagcaacatcagcagcccCACGACTTTGAAGCATACTTTGGTGAGCTCAAAATCGATGAGTCCTGGCAGGATGGCACACGCAAAGACAAACGCCCCTTGAACGTGCGTTCCGGTGAGCAGGGATCAGCGGTTGGTGCCAAAGTTGGCATCAGCAACGATTTGCTGGACGAAGTCAAAGCCAGCCGGGCGGCCCTGGAAAAGGCAGCGGCTGCGGTTGATGAGCAGCTGGCAAGGGGTAATCAATTGTCGCCGCCCAGGAGTCAGGAGCCCACAGCTGGTGTGTCGATTGAGAATATTGAAAATGCCATTTATGGCGAACGTTTGACAGGGGGCGAAtcaggtggaggtggaggtgtaGGTGCAGGAGGAGCTAATGCGACAGCAGGCGAGGTGGACGCACCTACGCAGGGATTTTTCGAAAATATGGTAACCAACACATCGCCGGAGGAACTCCAGGAGGtggaaaagcagcagcagcagcagcagcagcaacagcagcagccggaGCCGGAGGTGGCCGGTTACGAGCAATACGATGCCAGCAGTTACGGCGATGCCAGTGAGCCCATCTATGCCAGCATCGATTCCGCCGGCCAGCCACCAAACGCAAAAGCGGAGCCGCTTTACAGCGAAATCGGAAATCCCACAGACTATCAGTCGTACGCAGCGGATGCGGGGGCAGTTGGCGAGGTTCCTCCCGAAATGGCAGGCTCCACGGAGGCAACGGGCGATGCCAGTGGTGCAGAGGTCCTGCCGCAGGAGTACTCCAATATTGATTACGGCAACTACGAGGCTGGCCAATATGAATCCGGCTATGATCCCAATGCCTATCCGGGGTACATATACGACGAGGCAACGGGGCAGTATATAGCCGATCCCAATGCCACTCAATATGCGCCGGATGGCAGCTACGCTGGCCAGGAGTACGATGCCAGTGCGGTGCAGAATTATGACTACAGTGCCTACGAACAGCAGCCGGATCAGCAGCcggatcagcagcagcaacagcaagagCAGCACGAAGAGTTGCCAGCACAGGAGCAATTgatgcagcaacagcagcagcagcaggaagcGTATCCAGTGGGCGAAATGGCAGCACCGGAAGTGGAAGAAAGTCCGGCTGTGGCGGCTGCTGCTCCGCCGGAACCACCAGTCACCAATAAACCCCTCAAACCCACGTCAATACTTTCCACGACAGACAAACAAGCGGCGTCTAATGatgcgcagcagcagcagcaacagcagctaaagaaaaagaagcgcGTTAATTTCGTTGACAGCAGCGAAACGGATGATAGCTCAAGCGTGAAACCGACCCCGATCCTGGCCGCAAATCCAGGACCCACCCCATCCACCGCCCCCAActcggccacgccccccgtGGGCGGCAGCGAGAGTGATTTCGATTTTTCAACCGGCAGCGAGGCAAAGAATTAG
- the LOC128263159 gene encoding LOW QUALITY PROTEIN: dynein regulatory complex protein 9 (The sequence of the model RefSeq protein was modified relative to this genomic sequence to represent the inferred CDS: deleted 2 bases in 1 codon) yields the protein MSEGHIEEQFQDLRRILLLTVYKNTLNQLVLQQRSQRLNARKPLSLPASLRRRRSSSMGEQEKPERILITGKVLPRLESLLGEPENDADLLDEDVLNALKFERDMDALRAIFEVAMNDPELAEKNVIEGEELETVEQETKKETVLSQEQSVWQSEDMDKLREGKDNISQDYDDMAIMNLQINKVQFTFEDEKVLDTKPSCQREQHMSEEGKDSHVLENKDEDRNDVGLENLKQAIAALGGNKSEESQAAQQLQESKDELKKLKENLETEKRDTKDKLQDLEERIAETKYKLRCVSRVNDLEYSLVQRWEEGRLAQGTIWGENAERAYLRDILDIKQKLAREERVSAELRAFRQREILELQARIKEWQERYVSEIRRVDREAESWELRILEQKKLLQRHREIYEERMTYVQEYRAQKEEEQRLLDLQIHRIECAVRLQAWWRGTMVRRGLGPFKKKPKRGKRGKPKK from the exons ATGTCCGAAGGACACATCGAGGAGCAATTTCAGGACCTGCGACGCATCCTGCTGCTGACCGTCTATAAAAACACTTTGAATCAGTTGGTGCTGCAGCAGCGTTCCCAGCGCCTAAATGCCAGGAAACCGCTTTCGCTGCCCGCCTCCCTCCGGAGACGTCGCAGTTCGTCGATGGGGGAGCAGGAAAAACCGGAGCGAATCCTCATCACGGGCAAAGTCCTTCCCCGTTTGGAATCCCTGCTCGGTGAGCCGGAGAACGATGCTGATCTGCTGGACGAGGACGTCCTGAATGCCCTGAAATTCGAGCGGGATATGGATGCCCTGCGGGCGATCTTTGAGGTGGCCATGAATGATCCTGAATTGGCAGAGAAAAACGTTATTGAGGGCGAGGAACTTGAAACCGTGGAGCAGGAAACTAAAAAGGAGACAGTTTTATCTCAAGAGCAAAGTGTTTGGCAATCAGAGGATATGGATAAGCTTAGGGAAGGAAAAGACAATATCTCACAGGACTATGACGATATGGCAATCATGAATTTGCAAATTAATAAAGtgcaatttacatttgaagATGAAAAGGTTCTGGACACAAAGCCG TCTTGCCAAAGGGAACAGCATATGTCCGAAGAAGGTAAGGACTCAcatgttttggaaaataaagaCGAGGACAGGAATGATGTGGGTTTGGAAAACCTTAAGCAAGCCATAGCTGCCTTGGGTGGGAATAAAAGCGAGGAGTCCCAGGCTGCCCAGCAGCTGCAAGAGTCCAAGGATGAACTGAAAAAACTTAAAGAGAATCTGGAAACCGAAAAGAGGGATACCAAAGACAAGCTGCAGGACCTGGAAGAACGCATCGCCGAAACCAAGTACAAGCTTCGCTGTGTTTCCCGGGTCAATGACCTCGAGTACAGTCTAGTGCAACGCTGGGAGGAGGGACGTCTGGCCCAGGGAACCATTTGGGGCGAGAATGCCGAGCGGGCCTATTTGAGAGACATTCTGgacatcaaacaaaaactggcGCGAGAGGAGCGGGTGAGTGCCGAACTCCGCGCCTTTCGTCAGCGTGAAATCCTGGAACTGCAGGCGAGGATTAAGGAGTGGCAGGAGCGGTATGTCAGCGAAATACGCCGTGTGGATCGGGAAGCTGAGTCCTGGGAGCTGCGCATCCTCGAGCAGAAGAAGCTGCTTCAGCGGCATCGCGAGATCTACGAGGAGCGCATGACCTATGTGCAGGAATATCGCGCCCAAAAGGAGGAGGAGCAACGGCTCCTGGACCTGCAGATCCACCGCATCGAGTGTGCCGTCAGACTCCAAGCCTGGTGGCGCGGCACGATGGTGCGACGCGGTTTGGGACCGTTCAAGAAAAAGCCGAAGCGCGGAAAGCGAGGCAAGCCCAAGAAGTAG